The Candidatus Scalindua japonica genomic interval CAGCAAACTCCTTAATAAGATATTCATAGGCATTACCCAATTGGTCATCGGGTACTGTTGATAAATTGAGCTTGTGCTGTGAGTAATGTTCTATCAGATTGGTCAGGATTTCGTCTGAAAGACGATTTTTGTTTGTCCAGCTTGCATCGCCAAAAATACCAAAAAGGGTTTCAGGATTTGCCTTTTCAATTGCCCGCATAGCATTCTGCAGAGCCATTCCTACATTTACTGTAGTTTCACGCACAACGTTCCAATGGGCATTTTCAGGAACCTGAAAGTGGTGATTTTCTGCAAATGTCGCATACTCAATATCACCGTCACTTTCGGCAAGGGCATTCTCAAACTCTTCATCATAGACGTCACAGATACGCTTAAAAAAGAGTAGGGGAAAGATGTATTGTTTATAATCACCGGCATCAATGGTACCACGCAAAGCGGTGGCCGCGCCCCAGAGATATTTCTCTAATTCCTGTTGGGTCATTTAATAAATCCCTTTAAGATTGCCTTAAATTTCTCTTCCGCTCTCAAACTCTCATTCCAGGCGTTCTTCAGATCACTCATCGCCTCTTCTACCGAAGGCAGGTTATCTTCAATGATTTTCTCTACATAAAGAGGAATATTAAGATTGTAATCGTTTTCACGGATATCATCAATAGTTGCGATTTTTACATAATTTTCAACATCAACATATGCATTAAACCACTCAAATATTTGTTTAACATTTTCCGGTTCTAAATAGTTTTGAGCTCGTCCGACTCTTATCTGATCAGAAGCATCAACAAATAAAACCCTGCCTCTCTTTGCCGCAACTTTATTTTCTTTAAATACCATCACACAGGCAGCTAATTGGGTTCCATAAAAGACATTTGGTCCCAAACCAATTACCGCCTCCAACAGGTCCTCTCCCAGGAGCGCTTTTCTGATTTTACCTTCAGCGCCTTTACGAAAGAGAGCGCCATGAGGAAGGACTACGGTCATTCTGCCTGTATCGTTCATGGATGTGACCATGTGTTGTACCCAGGCCATATCTCCATTTCCTCTGGGTGGAACACCGGCAATGTTTCTACCGTAAGGGTCATTTGCCCAGTTTTCCGCTCCCCAATCTTTTAAGGAAAACGGAGGATTTGCGATGACACAATCGAAGGTCTGCAGACCATCAGCTTCAAAGAAAGCAGGGCTGCGAAGCGTATCCCCACGGTATATCTTAAAATCTTCTATACCATGCAGAAACATATTCATTCTTGCTATAGAACTTGAAGTCAGGTTCTTTTCCTGACCATAGAGTTTAAGTGTACGATAATCTTCTTTATTCTCTTTCAGATGGTCAACACATTCAAGAAGCATCCCTCCTGTGCCGCACGCTGGATCATAAACACTTTCACCCTCTTTAGGATCTAATATCAAACCAAGTAGATGAACCACAGAGCGGGGTGTATAAAATTCGCCGGCCTTTTTATTAGTTAGATCAGCAAAATGTTTGATCAGATATTCATAAGCCTGTCCCAGCATATCCGGATTTACATTTCTGTTGCCAATGGTATATTGTGAAAAATGTTCAATCAAATCTATGAGCAGTTTATCAGATAGCTTATTCTTATTACTCCATTGGGCATCACCAAAAATCCCATAAAGAAAATCCTGATTTGCTTTTTCAATACTACGTAACGCTTTTTCAATTGCCAACCCAACGTTAACCGTAGTTTCCCGTACATCCTTCCAATGACACCCTTCCGGTACTTCAAAACGGTGCATTTCAGGCAGAGACGCGAATTCCTCATCCCCGTCCGACTCCTCTAACGCCTGTCTAAATTCCTCATCATATACGTCAGAGATTCTTTTAAAAAATAATAGGGGAAATATATAAACCTTAAAATCAGAAGCATCAACCGGTCCTTTTAAGATCCAGGCCGCTTTTGATAAATACTGCTCAAGTTGTGATAGTGATATTTCTTTACTCATTAGTTTTTTTCATCTGTCCAGATCGTCTCTTCCAATCATCATTAACTTCTTTTATTTTTTGAGATGAAATTTTAGTAGATTGCAACTGTAGAAACTACAACTTCCAATAGTAATTCTTGATCTTTTGTCCCATCAATTTCCTTCTCTCTTGCAGAAACTCGTCATAGTGCTCTATGTTTTTGTTTTCCATTTCATCAGGTACACAGTGTGTTTTGAAATTTTCTCTCATTTCTTCTATATCTGTAATTGCACCATAAGCAGTTGAGCCATTGTTACAGTGATCTATGAGTTTTGAAAAATATTCTGATGGGGCTTTATCTCCAATTGCAATATTTATTTCACTTTGCATCATGACATAGTTTGCAATCTGATTGTATCTGCCTCGTGTAAGTCCATTTTTTTTGAGATAGTTTTTAGGGAAAAGGTGATGAACATCCCCTCTATGAGTAATCAGGTCTCTAACGGTTATCTCTTTTGATAAGAAACCCTTGTCATTAGCATGAACCTGAGAAGCCAGATATACCTTAAAATAAGGACTACTCGCAACTGATGTATTCATCTGTTGTGGTAATCCTGCATCCCAGAAAGCATCTGATAATTCAGCGGCTTCTACGTTTTCCAGATATTTTGAAACACCAATTTCACCAATCTGCTTTATGTCAAAGTCAAATGATGATTCAGGTGAACCAGAATAGCGTCCTGTCAGCACTGACATTACAAGCCATTTGCGAACGTTAGTTTCGATTGTAGCCGGTTCGATTTTATTAGCCCTCTGAACTAGATATACAATGTAGGCGAAATTAATAGCATTTTGTGAGCGAATCATACTTGATTCAACAAAACCAGCAGAACGGAGAATCATAACGAACCGTTTAAAGTCCGTTTCATTCATAAACTTGAAAAGTCCTTCTTCAAGTTGTTTAAATGATTGTTCTGCAATTTCTTCTTCATACACCCTGGTCTCAAAGTTTCTACCGGACAAAAGCGCTACTAAATCCTGAAGGCGGCCTCGCTTAAATTCTGAGGTAAATGCTACACGTAGCATATCTGTATAGGAAGGATCATAAAGATCGTCATTCTCTGATCTTAACCATGACATTTTTTTGAAATATTCAGTTGAAGAGAACCCTTTATCTACTTCGGCAAGTTGCTGAAAGAATTCTGGTGCAACTGCTAGATGACAAAAATAGTCAATGCATTTGCGCATTTTATTGCCATTGTATGTTTCATTAGCAGCAATTTTTGACATGGCAAAGTCTGCCTGACTGAGAACGGCTCCTTGAGAATTTATCCTAATAAATATTTCTGTAACAGTCTCGATGTCCAAATCTGAATTTAACTCAATAAGCCCAATATGGTTATTTACAATTCCACGCAATAACTCAATACTTTTAAAGATCTCGTCCTGGTTACTACCTTCATTTTTCTCACAATATTCATTTACAACCTTAAGAAGACTAACATCTTGCGAAAGGATATCTGAGATATTAGCAATCCATGTTTTATCTTTCTTTATGGCTGGATTAGTAACTTCAAATTTTCTCTCTTTCGGATTAAATGCGATGGATATATTGACCCTTTTATAGTCTTTGTTAATAACTCTTGCACCAAGTAGTGATGCCATAAGTGCGGTTACTCTTTGTTGGCCGTCAATTAATACTCTTTTACCCTCAGATGAAGTGCCATCCTTTAGCTTTACCGATGGATTTCGCCAGGCAATTAAGTAGCCTATCGGATATCCCTCATATAATGAATCTATCAAATCTCTGACTTTTGTTGCATCCCAGACAAACGGACGCTGGATTTCAGGGATTGCAATTTCTCCAGACGAAATCCATGTAAGTAATGTTTGAATCGGATGCTGATTAACAGAGTATTGTTGAATTGACATTTATTTTCCTCTTTTTACATATGTAAATTCGTGAAATTGAAGAATAAAGAATCAAACCTAATGGGTTGTCTAATTTTTCATTAGATTCTGTATAGTTACGGATTCTATCGTATAACGGAATTGTTTCAAGTGTTTTCTTTTCAATCACATAGCGGTATAGTATCTTTCATGTGAAGGTATCATGAGGCTATAGAATACTTAATATCAAAATCGTTTTTTTTATTATTCAATATTTACGGGGGGATAAGTAATTAACAACATATAAGTTTTTTGTGTTTTTAGAATCCATCTATCTTTATTATGTTAATATGTTTTATTATCAATTTAATGCAGGGAGATACTATGAAGAATACAACTACAAATAATAGTATATCAGGAATGTACTATTGGTGGGCACAATCAGCCCTGGTTGATGTATTAACTCGCAAATTCCGTAATCAAACACCAAAAATAGAGGATTCGTTTCATATGTTGAGAGATAGCACCGCATGTCTGTTTTTATCTGAACTAATTAGTTTCGTCATTTTTCATTGACAGCTTGCTGTTCTTCAATCAGTTGAATTTCTCGTTTTAGTTCTGTTTTCAATTCTTCCTCTGTGGGAAGAACCAGACGATATTTCGAAGCAAAAAGCTGCTCACTGTCCTTTAAGACAGAATACCTGACAACAGTATCTTCTTTGTCGCTGCAAAGGATTATTCCAATAGTTGGATTGTCATCCTCACTTCGCTTTAGATCATCAAACATACGGACATACATATCCATCTGACCAATATTCTGATGAGTTAATTTGCCGGTTTTTAAATCGATAATCACAAAACATTTAAGAATGTAATTATAAAAAACCAGATCAATATAAAAATGGGATGTTTCAGTACTTATTCTAAATTGGCGTGCTACAAATGAAAAACCTTTGCCGACTTCTAAAAGAAATGCCTGAAGATTATTGATGATGTTTTTTTCAAGTGTTGATTCCTTTAATTCTTCATTTTCCGGTAAATTGAGAAATTCCAGTACATAAGGGTCTTTAATGAAATCACGAGCATTTTCATTTTCAACAAGTGATTCATTTTCTTTGTCTGATGATGAGAGCAGTCTTTCGTAATAGTGAGAATTGATATTTCTTTGAAGCTGCCGTACACTCCATCCTTGAGACTTTGATTCCTTTAGATAGTATTCACGGGCTTTGAGATTGTCAATGCGCATAATCAGACGAATATGTGACCAACTCAATTCTCTACACAGTGTGTAGAGTTTTTCGTTACTTGGAAAAACAAGATAAAACTGTCGAAAATTCCATAGGTTGGCGACAGAAAATCCTTTTCCAAACTCGGTATTAAGAGCGATAGACAGGTTTTTAATAAGATTAGCGCCATAATCAGCTCTTTCCTTACCCTTTTGCTCTTCGTCTATAATTCTTCTACCAATACTCCAGTAAGCTTCAACCATTGCGTAATTAACGGCAGAGTAGGCTTTGTTTCTTGCTTGTTGCAGAATAGCGCGGATATCGTTATAGAATGAATTATCAATCTCTTTCATATCAATTTCCGATTTTATAGTATATCTGAATTGTTTCAAGTGTATTATTTTCAATCACATAGCTGTATAGTATCTTTTATGTAGCTGTATAGTATCTTTTATGCAAAGCA includes:
- a CDS encoding PDDEXK nuclease domain-containing protein; protein product: MKEIDNSFYNDIRAILQQARNKAYSAVNYAMVEAYWSIGRRIIDEEQKGKERADYGANLIKNLSIALNTEFGKGFSVANLWNFRQFYLVFPSNEKLYTLCRELSWSHIRLIMRIDNLKAREYYLKESKSQGWSVRQLQRNINSHYYERLLSSSDKENESLVENENARDFIKDPYVLEFLNLPENEELKESTLEKNIINNLQAFLLEVGKGFSFVARQFRISTETSHFYIDLVFYNYILKCFVIIDLKTGKLTHQNIGQMDMYVRMFDDLKRSEDDNPTIGIILCSDKEDTVVRYSVLKDSEQLFASKYRLVLPTEEELKTELKREIQLIEEQQAVNEK
- a CDS encoding GmrSD restriction endonuclease domain-containing protein codes for the protein MSIQQYSVNQHPIQTLLTWISSGEIAIPEIQRPFVWDATKVRDLIDSLYEGYPIGYLIAWRNPSVKLKDGTSSEGKRVLIDGQQRVTALMASLLGARVINKDYKRVNISIAFNPKERKFEVTNPAIKKDKTWIANISDILSQDVSLLKVVNEYCEKNEGSNQDEIFKSIELLRGIVNNHIGLIELNSDLDIETVTEIFIRINSQGAVLSQADFAMSKIAANETYNGNKMRKCIDYFCHLAVAPEFFQQLAEVDKGFSSTEYFKKMSWLRSENDDLYDPSYTDMLRVAFTSEFKRGRLQDLVALLSGRNFETRVYEEEIAEQSFKQLEEGLFKFMNETDFKRFVMILRSAGFVESSMIRSQNAINFAYIVYLVQRANKIEPATIETNVRKWLVMSVLTGRYSGSPESSFDFDIKQIGEIGVSKYLENVEAAELSDAFWDAGLPQQMNTSVASSPYFKVYLASQVHANDKGFLSKEITVRDLITHRGDVHHLFPKNYLKKNGLTRGRYNQIANYVMMQSEINIAIGDKAPSEYFSKLIDHCNNGSTAYGAITDIEEMRENFKTHCVPDEMENKNIEHYDEFLQERRKLMGQKIKNYYWKL
- a CDS encoding type I restriction-modification system subunit M, which produces MSKEISLSQLEQYLSKAAWILKGPVDASDFKVYIFPLLFFKRISDVYDEEFRQALEESDGDEEFASLPEMHRFEVPEGCHWKDVRETTVNVGLAIEKALRSIEKANQDFLYGIFGDAQWSNKNKLSDKLLIDLIEHFSQYTIGNRNVNPDMLGQAYEYLIKHFADLTNKKAGEFYTPRSVVHLLGLILDPKEGESVYDPACGTGGMLLECVDHLKENKEDYRTLKLYGQEKNLTSSSIARMNMFLHGIEDFKIYRGDTLRSPAFFEADGLQTFDCVIANPPFSLKDWGAENWANDPYGRNIAGVPPRGNGDMAWVQHMVTSMNDTGRMTVVLPHGALFRKGAEGKIRKALLGEDLLEAVIGLGPNVFYGTQLAACVMVFKENKVAAKRGRVLFVDASDQIRVGRAQNYLEPENVKQIFEWFNAYVDVENYVKIATIDDIRENDYNLNIPLYVEKIIEDNLPSVEEAMSDLKNAWNESLRAEEKFKAILKGFIK